Part of the Citrus sinensis cultivar Valencia sweet orange chromosome 2, DVS_A1.0, whole genome shotgun sequence genome, CTGATAAACAAAACGATACCTTGTACTTCCCAAGAAAACTATGGCGTTGCCCAGATATCATCATGTCTATATCTCTGTCTAACGTAAGGTTCACCGGCCGATTCAGCAAAAATGAAGGGACAGCAGCCGCAGCTGCAATGAAAGCTGATCTCGTCTCCTTCCCGCCAAATCCACCACCAATTCTTTTGGTTTTACAAACCACTTTTGACATTGGAAGACCTAAAACATGAGAAACATACTTCTGGTGTTTCTGAGGGGCCTGCATAAAGGGAACGAAAttgtgataattttattacaagaTAAAGATCTATAAGGAACCATCATTGTCCACAGCAATTCTGTGAGATATCAAGCATAGCTGCAAGAACATGACCACTCTACATAAGGGAAAAATATATAGAGATAAACTGCCTAGTGAAAGGCACAAGTTCAacaaaatatacaaagatTTTAATGCAATAATCGAATCTCAGTTGTGAAACTTCGCCATTTTTCAACAGCAAATTCAAATGCTTTCCTACTAAGAAATAGAAACTCGGAAGTTCATGAAGTTCTATCAGAATAACAAAATGGACTagaataactaaataatcacAAGACAACCCAAAGAATACGAATATTGCTATCCAGAATTGgcagattttgaaaaacagCAGGACATGAGACACTGACCACAGATTCGAAATAAATGCAAGGGAGTGAAAAGCAGGAGAGACATGGAAGGCTGAGTTTTGAACCAATCTCAAGCCAGAATTTTGAAGCTCAATGAGTCTGGAGTTAAACATTTTCAATCAAGCTGTGCACATTTGCAACACCATTTTCAAAGGCTGGAACTTACTTGAGTGGAAGAAATCATATGAACTTCGTTGCCGTGATCCATTGTCCAAACCACACTGCTATGTGGCTCTAGGTAAAAATGTTCTTGACCACCCACACGAACTTCTCCCTCTATAATTTTGTCACATTGACCAGACTGAAAACAGATATCCACATCCCCCTTTCTGAAACACCTCTCCGTGTTAGGATGGAAACTTTTAGCATCAATGGCTTCTTGTATTGATAAGATTGCAGGGAGCTCTTCATACTCAACCTGAACTTTTCTTGATGCTAGTTTTGCTTCTTCATGAGTTTCTGCAACAACAACTCCTATGACCTGCAGGTAATACATACATAATGGGAAAACCCCATTAGATAACTCATCTGCATTGTAAATAGCATAGACAATGAGTTCATTTCGTTTTTAACAGAATTAATGTTACAGTCATCTTTAGGATTTTATGAAGTGATGCTACCATGAATTTTCACTATAAAGATAATGACAGGGCCAACTTTCACcagaattaatattttaccatCAATAGCTCTTTTAAACACTAGAAGACATCTTGAAGGGGTTGTAAAGCACAGTACTAAGAAatcaaaacacacacacacacagggAGAGAGAAATCTTCATAACCTGACCCACACAAGTGACAACCTCTGACGCAAATAGCTCCTCGTCGGCAACGACCGGCCCAATTCTATTATCACCTTGCACATCTTCAGCAAAAAATATGCCAACAAACCCAGGAGAAGACCTGGCTCCTGAATCATCTATTGAAAGTATCCGCGCATGAGGTCTTCTGCTTAATACTAGTGCAGCATGCAAACAATTAGGAGGCATTGGTGTATCATCAGTGTATTCTGCCTCCCCTGTAACCTACAGAAAATTATCGTAAAAACAAAGTCATTAAGATAAAGTATATTACAGAACGGTaagcaaaaatcaaaatctgcAAGCAATTCAGGATAAAGACTAGGAAATATTGTCCTAGCAACCAAAAGAAGATTATCCAACAGATATCATTGGTGTCCGCTACCCAAACTCGAAAAATCTCATCAGTGAGAGCaatcatcattaaaaaaaaaaaaaaagttacaacaAAGATATTATGTCAGCATGATATTGAATAAGTTAGGGAACTGTTACCAGAGGTCCGTATAAGCAAATAAATGATTTGATTTGTAATAATcttaaggaagaaaaaaaggcGGACAAGGATTACAATGGTCAACCATCTAGATTCAACTAACGCATGGCTGATGTCAGTTGAGACTCAAGTTAAGTCTCTCATTTGTCATGTACTCCGCACACTGCTGAAGGGAAACTATTTCCCATTGTATGTTGAAGCATCAAGACATCAAAAAGAGAGAAGGGATCTCATAAGTGCTCATGCTTGCAAACGTGCACAGAGACATATTCTCTATCAGAGGAAAACCAGAATGCATGAAGTCTTGCAATGAAAATGGtttaatatttgttgtaaATAAGAAGCATCTAAAAGCAGAAGACTCTAAGTacttatacacacacacacacacacacatatatatatagacattTAGGGAAGGTAGCCACCATAAAAGTTAATACCATATCCTATAATAAAAAGTACACAATTTTAACATagaattaatataatacacAAAAAGAATGAACATCAACCTCCAATATctaacaaaaaccaaaatattgCGAGACTGGCATACCTGAAGTCTGGATGAAAGATGAACCTCAGGGGAGCCCACAGATGTCCcatgttttgtaatttcatagTCCTGATTACCTATAATTGACGGTCGATGAAATGACTGCATAGCTGACAAATGAGTTGACGGTACACTTTCCTTAATGGAATTCTTCCCTTCCATTTGATGAGAAACCCATaagaaaaacttgaaaaagaaactaaGAGTTAAAGATTTCCGAAAATCCACCATCCCACCAGGAGCATCTTCCTTAAGAATTATATCTGTTTGTAAGATTTTCAAAGCATTCTGCAAAAGCTCCTGACTCCAACTCTTACCTACgataaatgtttttgttttctttgcagaaagagagagaggagcCACCCCACCATAAACAAGCAATGCATCTGAAACAACCCATTCTTCATCCTTTTCCTCAAGATAGACACGCATTCCAGCATTCACAAGTGCAATATCATCATCCCTCCGATGAGCCTGCTTAAATTCCTTTACAAACTCAAAAGGCCTAGTCCAGGGCAAAAATATTGAGAGTAAAATTTCACCACTTGTGAGATCCACTTTACGATAACCCAGGAAGAATTCTTCAGCCATGGTCGTCCTAATGTTCCCTTTGCAGTCAACAATATGAAATTTTGCTCCTGAAGCCATCCAGAGAGGATTCAAGTCCGATATTGGACTAGCCGTACAAATATTTCCTCCAACAGATGCAACATTCTTTATCTGTGTGCCAGCAAACCACTTTATTTGCTCAATGAAAGCTTTGCATGATGATGTTTCATGAGCAGGTCGCTctgttacaacctttctaAACATTTTCAAGAGTTCAGTCAGTCTCACCGCTGCACCTATCTCCAAGCCATCGTCCTTGACATTCAACACATTGAGTTCGGGCACATGTGTAACAGAGATCAAAACCTGATACTGCATCCTCTTCAATCTCATCTCAATCCCAACCTCAGTATTTCCAACCAATAACTTTGAATCTgggtattttgattttaattcaaGTAAATGCTGAAGTTTTAAGGGGCGATACCACTTAAGCCCTCCAAATCCACTCAAATTCAAAGGATTTGATTTCCTCAACAACAACTCTGGAGGGAAAATAAGCTCCTTTTCTGTGTAAGTACTTCCATCTATCTCACTATAAGAGACAGGTTCATATGTCTTCCCACAAGCCACACTTTTTTCACAGGTGTCTGCATTGCTTACATTTTTCATTCCACATGAACAGGGTTTGCCAGTTGAAGGGCAAACAAACTCACCTTCTTTAAGACTCATTGAAGACATGTTGGTATATAATGCATCATTAGTTTTAGCAAAAACCCGGAATGCATCAACAATTGGTCTGTAACCTGTACACCGGCATAAATTTCCAGCAAGGGATTCTTCAATTTGCTCTTCAGTAGGCGGTGTCTGACTTGATCTCAATAGAGAATACATAGACATAATAAAACCAGGGGTGCAAAAGCCACATTGAGACCCATGAGATCGTACCAGCGATTCCTGCAGAACGTAACGGAGATCCAGGGAAGTCAATAACTTATTTGCACTGCAAAAAATGagtaaaacaagaaataaataaagaaacaaaaagctAGCAAAGTTTCCAAAGAGAATTAATGATTCTCCAAATCCAGGgtcacaataattataattaataccAACAAAAACTGCCAAgcaatacaaaatgaaaagcaCAAAAGCATTGTGTATTACTTGAATTGGATGCAAGCCATGTTTCCGGTTTCCAACTCCCTCCACTGTAATCACATGCATCCCTTCTAAGGAGTAGAGAGGAGCCAAGCATGCATTGACAGCACAGTGCCTGAAATAATTTTCCACaatgatattttcattttggtttTTACACATGGTAGAATGTAAGAGAGAGGAAATGAGGAGAAACTCACACACATTTCTTCGATTTTTTATCATAACGAGAAACCATCACAGTGCAAGCCCCGCAACCACCTTCACCGCAACCAAGTTTTGTTCCCGTCAGACCAATATCTATGATACCAGACAAAGACCAAATTAGATTCCCTCAACCAatgaaagatttgaaaaaaggaaacaacCATGTGATAATCCTATCAGCTGAATTAGGGGAAACttgaaaatttaagactttgcagcaaaaaaaaaataaaacataaaaaaacatCACTGAGCTCAAACATGTTATTAGACTAAGTTGCTGAGAGTGTAGAATCAAAGTGGAACTTGAAAGAAAACGGGAGGAGTTTACTAATTCATAATAAAACgaagttcaaaatataatatccATCCCCACTCATCACATGTTTCAGCAGCCAAATGGAGCACAAACATCTTGATCAACTGCGAATAAACTAGCTTTGAATCACAAACTTCACAAACCTATAATTGGTCCTTGAAAAAAGACATTAAAAAAGATATTCAAACACAAGAATTAAGCCTTGCCCCCATATTTTATACCCATTTCAGCtgacttaaaattaaaagtgcAGTCTCTCTTTCCCTCCCTCTCTTTTAAGTAAAACTGAAACACACTCCAAAAATCAATTCCAATTTATAAAAGGAACAAGGATTGATTTATTAAGCTCAACCcacatcatcaataaaagGACACAACTTGGTTGTGGTGACCTTAAATTGAAAACACAACATAAATCAAATCATTCAAAACTAAGCCGAACTCACATGATATCAAACTTAGCTAAGGTGAATTAACAATCAGACACCTACTTAACCTCCGCTTCTCCTAATTCTATTCTTACAAGAAACCATACAAATTTCAGAAACTCAGTCCAGtccaaaatcaaaagcaaaactAACAAAGTTTGTTGATTGATTGATAGATAGATTGATCCTAACCCGCAAAATCTTTAAGCTTGAGTGGGTCTGAGTGTAAACAAATTTTCTACTCAACCAAACAAAAGTCGCATTACCTCTAAGATACTCGAGGAGAGTCAAGTGAGCCAAGCCATCAGGCAACACCTTACGAAGTCCATTAACGTACAAAATTGCTTCCTTTGTCCATCCCTCACCCATTTGCTCCATTTCCTCTTCATTCTTCAGCGACCCCATGTTTGACTCTCAAccaaaaaacacaaattttccAACAACCCggacaagaaaacaaaagtactgaaccaaataatattattcccAATCAAACAAACCCTTAATTGGAATCAGATTCTGTATCGGATCCAACAGTGATGAAagggaataaaataataaatgtggAAGATTTGTTTATGCCAACGGCGAAGTGTTGCACACGAGTTTTGCTGAAATggaaatgtatattttatttatttcgatATACACATGAACGCATTCAATGGAAATGGAAATGGAAATGGAAACGGATAAGATTGATATTCCTTAATGAGTTAAATGGTCTGGACTTTTTAAAGAAATGCTGATGTAATTGAAAAGGCCAAAATTTTACGACATCGAGTGATAGATCTCGTGATTGAGGCGACAAGTCCAAGTTGTACTTTGGTTCGGTTTTCAACTCTTTTAAAGTAAATCTGGATGGAGGGCGGGCGGACATTAGCTTTTGTTAGTTGGGGAAATGAAAGATTGCAACTTAGCCCCTACTGTTTGAAGCTTACGCCAAGTAGCCCCTACCTGTCGGTCTGCACGCGGAAAATTCTGAACCACATCGTAATATATAACACGTCTACAACGACCATATCGTGGACAGAACTCTCAAGTGTAACATAACAGCCCAAACAATCACATAACCAGCAAATCAAATGTAGACACGTATGTACGACGGGGTTGATTGTCGGGGATCATCATGTAAAGCTGGTAAAGGCGGTTGCTTTTTGTAAAAGCCTTGGGCTTCTTtctttattgatattatttttctctctctatcaaaactcaaaaccGAACCACAACGTTGAAATGAATGTacaagcaataataataacaataataatactaataatttaaaaaaaaaaaaacggaGGCGGTGGGGGCCTAAAGCTCAGACGCCAAGTAAGTAAGCAAGCaagaagagagaagagagaagagagaagagagaagagGTGACGTCACTCAAGTTGATTGGACAGTGCTGTGCAGGCCGGCAGAGAAAAAAAACGTGTTAAAAATGGAGTAATTACGAGTAAgcatgacaaaaataaattctaaatgaattggatcaaatttaACTGATTTGCcatcaaaaaaattcaactgaTGTAATGTATTGAGTTATGCTAAATGGACATAAGGATGAGCATAGGATGATAGAAACAAAATTGTTGCTCATTAATCGGTAACTATCTCTCTTTTAttacattcaaataaaattaatttttggatgtattttatatatttaaattgttaaaaaaaattaatttaaattgttagaaagttaatggattaaatatttactggataaaaattttaattatttattcttaataaaatgttaattattttttagaaatggggaatttagaaaaatgataattcagTTGAAGAGTTACAAGAAACTGGAGCCAACAATGTAATTGAAAATGTGCAATCGAAAAAGCATGACCCAACTCTTGGGATGTTATTTAATagtcatgaaaaaaaaatgtttacatcTTACAAAGCCTATAGTAAATAAGAAGGATTTTTTGTGAGGTTGAAAACTAGTACGAAACGGAATGATGTGATTATAAAATATGCGACATTTACATATGGTCGTAACGGCAAGTTAGAAAGTAAATTTGTCAATGTGTTGAAGCCAAAACCTAATGTGAAAAATGATCATGATGCTAAAATTATAGGTTATCTAAATGAAGATGGAAAATgggttattcaaattttaaactttcaaCACAACCATGAATTGAGTCCAGACAAAGTTATGTATTTCTCTTGCAACTGCAGAATTAGTGCAAGTGCAAAAAACTGATTCGAAATGAACGATTGtatggaaattaaaattgcCGAAAATTTCAATTCGATTGTTGTTGAAGCCGGTGGAATGAAAATGTCTCGTTCTTAGAAAGAAATCTTgttaacaaagaaaatcaattataGTTTGGAGAAGGAGATGCTATGGCGATTTTAAAgtgcttttaaaaaaagtaagcaaaatataatttttttttttttaacatgattTGGATGAGCATGATTgatttaaaaatgtattttgagCAAATATGAGGAGTAAGACAGCTATTTGACACCACATATCTTAGCACCAAGTATGACATGCCATTTGCTTTCTTTGTTAGAGTTAATCACCATAgtcaatatattttattaggatgtagaTTGATTTCATATGAGGATTAAGAGACATTTACATAGTTATTGtgtataaattgattaatCTAGAGCTCAATATCCATGTATTCTTCTATGTataatcatttcaaaattcaatataaatttttatttgttttatttacgcaatttaaattaaacatgtTACAGGTAATAGAATTTATAAGCCAAAGGAATGCTTCTTCCATAGATTTATATAAGAGAATGACGGGTTGACAGTCACTGCAGGAGTAACTTACAATTGCAACATGTGAACACAATCAAACTTAAAGCTATAAAAATCCATGGACTTGCACATctacttttctaattattctGCGAAGAAGGCTAAAGTTTAACGAGTGATTCTCAAATTATTGTCACGTGATTTGAACATTTCAATGAAcacttaattttctttttgacaaagcacaataataactTACAAATATTGCAATATTGCATTCCTACTTGATATTATAAGCTCAAATTGATATTTGCATTCCTAATTATAAAGTATTGCATCAACACAAAAAGGCAACATATATGCAAAATGCAAAACTAACAGGAATGTGGAACTAAGGAGTGAGATAAAACATGATCATGGCTCATAAAGATTAAAGCAAGAGCATATAcaagacaaaacaaaattagagATAAGATGCAAAGTGAAGAGCCAAATATTGGTGTATTTGAGAGccgaaaaatgaaatagttttacAATTTGCAGAATTATCAAGCTTTACAATTTGGGTAAAGGCCATTAGCAAGCTTCTACAATTTGCTTTGTTACGCATCAATACAATATTTCCCCAAATCAAGTTATCATACAAAAATGATCACAAATCatgtaattgatttttttttttatagaattatCATAAATCACTAAGCCATTATAACATATATACAATATATCAGAActtatttaactatttatacctcaatgattttaaaaattatcataaatctCATAGAATTTATGATAATGACTCTATTCACTGCAATGACTCTATTCACTGCAG contains:
- the LOC102622737 gene encoding xanthine dehydrogenase 1 isoform X1; translation: MGSLKNEEEMEQMGEGWTKEAILYVNGLRKVLPDGLAHLTLLEYLRDIGLTGTKLGCGEGGCGACTVMVSRYDKKSKKCVHCAVNACLAPLYSLEGMHVITVEGVGNRKHGLHPIQESLVRSHGSQCGFCTPGFIMSMYSLLRSSQTPPTEEQIEESLAGNLCRCTGYRPIVDAFRVFAKTNDALYTNMSSMSLKEGEFVCPSTGKPCSCGMKNVSNADTCEKSVACGKTYEPVSYSEIDGSTYTEKELIFPPELLLRKSNPLNLSGFGGLKWYRPLKLQHLLELKSKYPDSKLLVGNTEVGIEMRLKRMQYQVLISVTHVPELNVLNVKDDGLEIGAAVRLTELLKMFRKVVTERPAHETSSCKAFIEQIKWFAGTQIKNVASVGGNICTASPISDLNPLWMASGAKFHIVDCKGNIRTTMAEEFFLGYRKVDLTSGEILLSIFLPWTRPFEFVKEFKQAHRRDDDIALVNAGMRVYLEEKDEEWVVSDALLVYGGVAPLSLSAKKTKTFIVGKSWSQELLQNALKILQTDIILKEDAPGGMVDFRKSLTLSFFFKFFLWVSHQMEGKNSIKESVPSTHLSAMQSFHRPSIIGNQDYEITKHGTSVGSPEVHLSSRLQVTGEAEYTDDTPMPPNCLHAALVLSRRPHARILSIDDSGARSSPGFVGIFFAEDVQGDNRIGPVVADEELFASEVVTCVGQVIGVVVAETHEEAKLASRKVQVEYEELPAILSIQEAIDAKSFHPNTERCFRKGDVDICFQSGQCDKIIEGEVRVGGQEHFYLEPHSSVVWTMDHGNEVHMISSTQAPQKHQKYVSHVLGLPMSKVVCKTKRIGGGFGGKETRSAFIAAAAAVPSFLLNRPVNLTLDRDIDMMISGQRHSFLGKYKVGFTNEGKVLALDLEIYNNAGNSLDLSLAVLERAMFHSDNVYEIPNVRIMGNVCFTNFPSNTAFRGFGGPQGMLITENWIQRVAVEVRKSPEEIREINFQGEGSILHYGQQLQHCTLFPLWNELKLSCDFLNARKEVDNFNLNNRWKKRGIAMVPTKFGISFTLKLMNQAGALVHVYTDGTVLVTHGGVEMGQGLHTKVAQVAASAFNIPLSSVFVSETSTDKVPNASPTAASASSDIYGAAVLDACEQIKARMEPIASKHNFNSFAELASACYVQRIDLSAHGFYITPEIDFDWITGKGNPFRYFTYGAAFAEVEIDTLTGDFHTRMANVILDLGYSLNPAIDVGQIEGAFIQGLGWLALEELKWGDAAHKWIPPGCLYTCGPGSYKIPSLNDVPLKFNVSLLKGHPNVKAIHSSKAVGEPPFFLASSVFFAIKDAISAARADAGHTGWFPLDNPATPERIRMACLDEFTAPFINSEYRPKLSV
- the LOC102622737 gene encoding xanthine dehydrogenase 1 isoform X4, with protein sequence MACIQFNANKLLTSLDLRYVLQESLVRSHGSQCGFCTPGFIMSMYSLLRSSQTPPTEEQIEESLAGNLCRCTGYRPIVDAFRVFAKTNDALYTNMSSMSLKEGEFVCPSTGKPCSCGMKNVSNADTCEKSVACGKTYEPVSYSEIDGSTYTEKELIFPPELLLRKSNPLNLSGFGGLKWYRPLKLQHLLELKSKYPDSKLLVGNTEVGIEMRLKRMQYQVLISVTHVPELNVLNVKDDGLEIGAAVRLTELLKMFRKVVTERPAHETSSCKAFIEQIKWFAGTQIKNVASVGGNICTASPISDLNPLWMASGAKFHIVDCKGNIRTTMAEEFFLGYRKVDLTSGEILLSIFLPWTRPFEFVKEFKQAHRRDDDIALVNAGMRVYLEEKDEEWVVSDALLVYGGVAPLSLSAKKTKTFIVGKSWSQELLQNALKILQTDIILKEDAPGGMVDFRKSLTLSFFFKFFLWVSHQMEGKNSIKESVPSTHLSAMQSFHRPSIIGNQDYEITKHGTSVGSPEVHLSSRLQVTGEAEYTDDTPMPPNCLHAALVLSRRPHARILSIDDSGARSSPGFVGIFFAEDVQGDNRIGPVVADEELFASEVVTCVGQVIGVVVAETHEEAKLASRKVQVEYEELPAILSIQEAIDAKSFHPNTERCFRKGDVDICFQSGQCDKIIEGEVRVGGQEHFYLEPHSSVVWTMDHGNEVHMISSTQAPQKHQKYVSHVLGLPMSKVVCKTKRIGGGFGGKETRSAFIAAAAAVPSFLLNRPVNLTLDRDIDMMISGQRHSFLGKYKVGFTNEGKVLALDLEIYNNAGNSLDLSLAVLERAMFHSDNVYEIPNVRIMGNVCFTNFPSNTAFRGFGGPQGMLITENWIQRVAVEVRKSPEEIREINFQGEGSILHYGQQLQHCTLFPLWNELKLSCDFLNARKEVDNFNLNNRWKKRGIAMVPTKFGISFTLKLMNQAGALVHVYTDGTVLVTHGGVEMGQGLHTKVAQVAASAFNIPLSSVFVSETSTDKVPNASPTAASASSDIYGAAVLDACEQIKARMEPIASKHNFNSFAELASACYVQRIDLSAHGFYITPEIDFDWITGKGNPFRYFTYGAAFAEVEIDTLTGDFHTRMANVILDLGYSLNPAIDVGQIEGAFIQGLGWLALEELKWGDAAHKWIPPGCLYTCGPGSYKIPSLNDVPLKFNVSLLKGHPNVKAIHSSKAVGEPPFFLASSVFFAIKDAISAARADAGHTGWFPLDNPATPERIRMACLDEFTAPFINSEYRPKLSV
- the LOC102622737 gene encoding xanthine dehydrogenase 1 isoform X3, yielding MGSLKNEEEMEQMGEGWTKEAILYVNGLRKVLPDGLAHLTLLEYLRDIGLTGTKLGCGEGGCGACTVMVSRYDKKSKKCVHCAVNACLAPLYSLEGMHVITVEGVGNRKHGLHPIQESLVRSHGSQCGFCTPGFIMSMYSLLRSSQTPPTEEQIEESLAGNLCRCTGYRPIVDAFRVFAKTNDALYTNMSSMSLKEGEFVCPSTGKPCSCGMKNVSNADTCEKSVACGKTYEPVSYSEIDGSTYTEKELIFPPELLLRKSNPLNLSGFGGLKWYRPLKLQHLLELKSKYPDSKLLVGNTEVGIEMRLKRMQYQVLISVTHVPELNVLNVKDDGLEIGAAVRLTELLKMFRKVVTERPAHETSSCKAFIEQIKWFAGTQIKNVASVGGNICTASPISDLNPLWMASGAKFHIVDCKGNIRTTMAEEFFLGYRKVDLTSGEILLSIFLPWTRPFEFVKEFKQAHRRDDDIALVNAGMRVYLEEKDEEWVVSDALLVYGGVAPLSLSAKKTKTFIVGKSWSQELLQNALKILQTDIILKEDAPGGMVDFRKSLTLSFFFKFFLWVSHQMEGKNSIKESVPSTHLSAMQSFHRPSIIGNQDYEITKHGTSVGSPEVHLSSRLQVTGEAEYTDDTPMPPNCLHAALVLSRRPHARILSIDDSGARSSPGFVGIFFAEDVQGDNRIGPVVADEELFASEVVTCVGQVIGVVVAETHEEAKLASRKVQVEYEELPAILSIQEAIDAKSFHPNTERCFRKGDVDICFQSGQCDKIIEGEVRVGGQEHFYLEPHSSVVWTMDHGNEVHMISSTQAPQKHQKYVSHVLGLPMSKVVCKTKRIGGGFGGKETRSAFIAAAAAVPSFLLNRPVNLTLDRDIDMMISGQRHSFLGKYKVGFTNEGKVLALDLEIYNNAGNSLDLSLAVLERAMFHSDNVYEIPNVRIMGNVCFTNFPSNTAFRGFGGPQGMLITENWIQRVAVEVRKSPEEIREINFQGEGSILHYGQQLQHCTLFPLWNELKLSCDFLNARKEVDNFNLNNRWKKRGIAMVPTKFGISFTLKLMNQAGALVHVYTDGTVLVTHGGVEMGQGLHTKVAQVAASAFNIPLSSVFVSETSTDKVPNASPTAASASSDIYGAAVLDACEQIKARMEPIASKHNFNSFAEIEGAFIQGLGWLALEELKWGDAAHKWIPPGCLYTCGPGSYKIPSLNDVPLKFNVSLLKGHPNVKAIHSSKAVGEPPFFLASSVFFAIKDAISAARADAGHTGWFPLDNPATPERIRMACLDEFTAPFINSEYRPKLSV
- the LOC102622737 gene encoding xanthine dehydrogenase 1 isoform X2 translates to MHCAVNACLAPLYSLEGMHVITVEGVGNRKHGLHPIQESLVRSHGSQCGFCTPGFIMSMYSLLRSSQTPPTEEQIEESLAGNLCRCTGYRPIVDAFRVFAKTNDALYTNMSSMSLKEGEFVCPSTGKPCSCGMKNVSNADTCEKSVACGKTYEPVSYSEIDGSTYTEKELIFPPELLLRKSNPLNLSGFGGLKWYRPLKLQHLLELKSKYPDSKLLVGNTEVGIEMRLKRMQYQVLISVTHVPELNVLNVKDDGLEIGAAVRLTELLKMFRKVVTERPAHETSSCKAFIEQIKWFAGTQIKNVASVGGNICTASPISDLNPLWMASGAKFHIVDCKGNIRTTMAEEFFLGYRKVDLTSGEILLSIFLPWTRPFEFVKEFKQAHRRDDDIALVNAGMRVYLEEKDEEWVVSDALLVYGGVAPLSLSAKKTKTFIVGKSWSQELLQNALKILQTDIILKEDAPGGMVDFRKSLTLSFFFKFFLWVSHQMEGKNSIKESVPSTHLSAMQSFHRPSIIGNQDYEITKHGTSVGSPEVHLSSRLQVTGEAEYTDDTPMPPNCLHAALVLSRRPHARILSIDDSGARSSPGFVGIFFAEDVQGDNRIGPVVADEELFASEVVTCVGQVIGVVVAETHEEAKLASRKVQVEYEELPAILSIQEAIDAKSFHPNTERCFRKGDVDICFQSGQCDKIIEGEVRVGGQEHFYLEPHSSVVWTMDHGNEVHMISSTQAPQKHQKYVSHVLGLPMSKVVCKTKRIGGGFGGKETRSAFIAAAAAVPSFLLNRPVNLTLDRDIDMMISGQRHSFLGKYKVGFTNEGKVLALDLEIYNNAGNSLDLSLAVLERAMFHSDNVYEIPNVRIMGNVCFTNFPSNTAFRGFGGPQGMLITENWIQRVAVEVRKSPEEIREINFQGEGSILHYGQQLQHCTLFPLWNELKLSCDFLNARKEVDNFNLNNRWKKRGIAMVPTKFGISFTLKLMNQAGALVHVYTDGTVLVTHGGVEMGQGLHTKVAQVAASAFNIPLSSVFVSETSTDKVPNASPTAASASSDIYGAAVLDACEQIKARMEPIASKHNFNSFAELASACYVQRIDLSAHGFYITPEIDFDWITGKGNPFRYFTYGAAFAEVEIDTLTGDFHTRMANVILDLGYSLNPAIDVGQIEGAFIQGLGWLALEELKWGDAAHKWIPPGCLYTCGPGSYKIPSLNDVPLKFNVSLLKGHPNVKAIHSSKAVGEPPFFLASSVFFAIKDAISAARADAGHTGWFPLDNPATPERIRMACLDEFTAPFINSEYRPKLSV